One Thalassophryne amazonica chromosome 10, fThaAma1.1, whole genome shotgun sequence genomic region harbors:
- the hykk.2 gene encoding hydroxylysine kinase isoform X1, producing the protein MFFPASMSLKHAKPKLSHSQVYEMVLKLYRLTPSVIQPLPSYDDQNFHILASEGSEYVLKIMNSEDSKNPNLIAMQTYAMSFLHEHGLPTQAALSTTMGHLMSLEEIDCGFGCQKYLVRLLTYLPGTVISKVTLSPQLLYETGKMAAKMDKVLEKMEHPHLSVLQREKFIWSLSNIPLLEEYLSMLDGDALQDVVKSVIQQYKVTVIPNLSNFRKCINHGDLNDLNILVQPDESDGYKICGILDFGDMNRGYYVYELAITIVYMMTEHPKPMEVGGPLLAGWESELPLNEAEKNALYILVVSRFCQSLVLARYMVSIHPENEEYLMITSQKGVSVLPQLWDMGKEQAEVMWFQSAAQYNDRK; encoded by the exons ATGTTTTTTCCAGCATCAATGTCTTTGAAGCATGCAAAACCCAAACTCAGCCATTCTCAGGTGTACGAGATGGTGCTGAAGCTCTACAGACTGACCCCGTCTGTAATTCAGCCACTGCCCAGCTACGATGACCAGAACTTTCACATATTGGCAAGCGAAGGCAGCGAGTATGTCCTGAAGATCATGAACTCAGAAGACAGTAAGAACCCCAACCTGATAGCGATGCAAACCTACGCCATGTCCTTCCTTCACGAGCATGGACTTCCTACCCAAGCAGCTTTGTCCACTACTATGGGACATCTCATGAGCTTGGAAGAAATCG ACTGTGGTTTTGGCTGTCAGAAGTATCTTGTCAGGCTGCTGACTTACTTGCCTGGAACCGTTATTTCCAAGGTTACCCTTTCACCACAGTTACTTTATGAaactggcaagatggctgccaaaatggaCAAGGTCCTGGAAAAG ATGGAACACCCTCATCTTAGTGTCCTGCAGAGAGAGAAGTTCATCTGGAGTCTGTCGAACATTCCACTTCTGGAAGAGTACCTCAGTATGCTCGATGGAGATGCTCTTCAAGACGTTGTGAAGTCTGTAATTCAGCAGTACAAGGTCACCGTGATCCCAAATCTTTCCAATTTCCGCAAAT GTATTAACCATGGTGACCTCAATGACCTCAATATTCTTGTGCAACCTGATGAGAGTGACGGTTACAAGATTTGTGGCATCCTTGACTTTGGAGACATGAACAGAGGCTACTATGTTTACGAGCTGGCTATCACCATCGTGTACATGATGACGGAGCACCCAAAGCCAATGGAGGTGGGTGGGCCTCTCCTGGCGGGTTGGGAAAGTGAGCTTCCCCTGAATGAAGCTGAGAAAAATGCCCTCTATATCCTGGTTGTGTCCCGCTTCTGTCAGTCATTGGTTTTAGCTCGATACATGGTGTCCATACACCCTGAAAATGAAGAATATTTAATGATTACGTCTCAGAAGGGTGTCTCTGTACTGCCTCAGCTTTGGGACATGGGGAAGGAGCAAGCAGAGGTGATGTGGTTCCAGAGTGCTGCACAATACAATGACAGGAAATGA
- the hykk.2 gene encoding hydroxylysine kinase isoform X2, with translation MSLKHAKPKLSHSQVYEMVLKLYRLTPSVIQPLPSYDDQNFHILASEGSEYVLKIMNSEDSKNPNLIAMQTYAMSFLHEHGLPTQAALSTTMGHLMSLEEIDCGFGCQKYLVRLLTYLPGTVISKVTLSPQLLYETGKMAAKMDKVLEKMEHPHLSVLQREKFIWSLSNIPLLEEYLSMLDGDALQDVVKSVIQQYKVTVIPNLSNFRKCINHGDLNDLNILVQPDESDGYKICGILDFGDMNRGYYVYELAITIVYMMTEHPKPMEVGGPLLAGWESELPLNEAEKNALYILVVSRFCQSLVLARYMVSIHPENEEYLMITSQKGVSVLPQLWDMGKEQAEVMWFQSAAQYNDRK, from the exons ATGTCTTTGAAGCATGCAAAACCCAAACTCAGCCATTCTCAGGTGTACGAGATGGTGCTGAAGCTCTACAGACTGACCCCGTCTGTAATTCAGCCACTGCCCAGCTACGATGACCAGAACTTTCACATATTGGCAAGCGAAGGCAGCGAGTATGTCCTGAAGATCATGAACTCAGAAGACAGTAAGAACCCCAACCTGATAGCGATGCAAACCTACGCCATGTCCTTCCTTCACGAGCATGGACTTCCTACCCAAGCAGCTTTGTCCACTACTATGGGACATCTCATGAGCTTGGAAGAAATCG ACTGTGGTTTTGGCTGTCAGAAGTATCTTGTCAGGCTGCTGACTTACTTGCCTGGAACCGTTATTTCCAAGGTTACCCTTTCACCACAGTTACTTTATGAaactggcaagatggctgccaaaatggaCAAGGTCCTGGAAAAG ATGGAACACCCTCATCTTAGTGTCCTGCAGAGAGAGAAGTTCATCTGGAGTCTGTCGAACATTCCACTTCTGGAAGAGTACCTCAGTATGCTCGATGGAGATGCTCTTCAAGACGTTGTGAAGTCTGTAATTCAGCAGTACAAGGTCACCGTGATCCCAAATCTTTCCAATTTCCGCAAAT GTATTAACCATGGTGACCTCAATGACCTCAATATTCTTGTGCAACCTGATGAGAGTGACGGTTACAAGATTTGTGGCATCCTTGACTTTGGAGACATGAACAGAGGCTACTATGTTTACGAGCTGGCTATCACCATCGTGTACATGATGACGGAGCACCCAAAGCCAATGGAGGTGGGTGGGCCTCTCCTGGCGGGTTGGGAAAGTGAGCTTCCCCTGAATGAAGCTGAGAAAAATGCCCTCTATATCCTGGTTGTGTCCCGCTTCTGTCAGTCATTGGTTTTAGCTCGATACATGGTGTCCATACACCCTGAAAATGAAGAATATTTAATGATTACGTCTCAGAAGGGTGTCTCTGTACTGCCTCAGCTTTGGGACATGGGGAAGGAGCAAGCAGAGGTGATGTGGTTCCAGAGTGCTGCACAATACAATGACAGGAAATGA